One part of the Streptomyces ferrugineus genome encodes these proteins:
- a CDS encoding DNA polymerase III subunit gamma and tau, with the protein MSSLALYRRYRPESFAEVIGQEHVTDPLQQALRNNRVNHAYLFSGPRGCGKTTSARILARCLNCAQGPTPTPCGECQSCQDLARNGPGSIDVIEIDAASHGGVDDARELREKAFFGPAGSRYKIYIIDEAHMVTSAGFNALLKVVEEPPEHLKFIFATTEPEKVIGTIRSRTHHYPFRLVPPGTLRDYLGEVCGRENIPVEDGVLPLVVRAGAGSVRDSMSVMDQLLAGAGEEGVTYAMATSLLGYTDGSLLDSVVEAFATGDGAAAFEVVDRVIEGGNDPRRFVADLLERLRDLVILAAVPDATEKGLIDAPADVLERMQAQAGTFGAAELSRAADLVNEGLTEMRGATSPRLQLELICARVLLPATYGDERSVMARLDRLERGVSFSGGGGGGGAPAAPAMPAMGYVPGPEGHGYPPGPDVQGGAAAAPVPPGGGPAAARAAVRTSGPPAGGTTGAASTAAGAVPAAGGAPQQSQQSQQSQEPQQPQQPQTPRVPQAPQSPPAPAPSPAASTPQSPGAWPTATPAGGGRRPGGWPTAAPAGGGAQPSSGPSGTPASAPAPTSQPAAPTPTPAPNTGAAPTYAPPSGGLDPRMLWPNILEAVKNRRRFTWILLSQNAQVAGFDGTTLQLGFVNAGARDNFASSGSEDVLRQALAEQFNVQWKIEAIIDPSGGGSAPPPSGGSSGFGGGGGGGGNSGYGGGTTAQRPSSPQSPSSTPTPPPPAAPSAPAAPSAAPTPASPPSTASAPEPPAPVALEDDIPEDDDPDLNESALSGHDLIVRELGATVVEEFMNE; encoded by the coding sequence GTGTCGTCTCTCGCGCTGTACCGCCGCTATCGCCCGGAGTCGTTCGCCGAGGTCATCGGGCAGGAACATGTCACTGACCCGTTGCAGCAGGCGCTGCGGAACAACCGGGTCAATCACGCGTACCTGTTCAGCGGTCCGCGCGGATGCGGCAAGACGACCAGCGCGCGGATCCTCGCTCGGTGTCTGAACTGTGCGCAGGGTCCCACGCCGACCCCGTGCGGCGAGTGCCAGTCCTGCCAGGACCTCGCCCGGAACGGGCCGGGTTCCATCGACGTCATCGAGATCGACGCCGCCTCGCACGGTGGTGTGGACGACGCCCGTGAGCTGCGCGAAAAGGCCTTCTTCGGGCCCGCCGGCAGCCGGTACAAGATCTACATCATCGACGAGGCCCACATGGTCACGTCGGCCGGCTTCAACGCGCTACTGAAGGTCGTCGAGGAGCCACCCGAGCATCTGAAGTTCATCTTCGCCACCACCGAGCCCGAGAAGGTCATCGGGACGATTCGGTCGCGGACCCATCACTACCCCTTCCGGCTCGTGCCGCCCGGCACCCTGCGGGACTACCTCGGCGAGGTGTGCGGGCGCGAGAACATCCCCGTCGAGGACGGCGTCCTGCCGCTCGTAGTGCGCGCCGGCGCCGGATCCGTGCGTGACTCCATGTCCGTCATGGACCAGCTCCTCGCGGGGGCCGGAGAGGAGGGTGTGACGTATGCCATGGCCACCTCCCTCCTCGGCTACACCGACGGATCGCTGCTCGACTCCGTCGTCGAAGCCTTCGCCACCGGTGACGGGGCCGCCGCCTTCGAGGTCGTCGACCGTGTCATCGAGGGCGGCAACGATCCGCGCCGCTTCGTCGCCGATCTCCTTGAGCGGCTGCGTGATCTCGTCATCCTCGCCGCCGTGCCGGATGCCACCGAGAAGGGGCTCATCGACGCCCCCGCCGATGTCCTCGAGCGCATGCAGGCCCAGGCTGGCACCTTCGGCGCCGCCGAACTCAGCCGCGCCGCCGACCTCGTCAACGAGGGCCTGACCGAGATGCGCGGGGCCACCTCGCCCCGCCTTCAGCTCGAGCTGATCTGCGCACGCGTGCTCCTGCCGGCCACCTACGGAGACGAGCGCTCGGTCATGGCCCGGCTCGACCGGCTGGAGCGGGGCGTCAGCTTCTCCGGGGGCGGTGGGGGCGGTGGCGCGCCCGCTGCGCCTGCCATGCCTGCCATGGGGTACGTGCCCGGGCCCGAGGGGCATGGGTATCCGCCGGGTCCCGACGTCCAGGGGGGAGCGGCCGCCGCGCCGGTTCCGCCGGGCGGTGGGCCTGCTGCGGCGCGGGCCGCCGTACGGACCTCGGGTCCGCCGGCGGGGGGCACTACCGGTGCGGCCAGTACGGCGGCGGGTGCGGTTCCGGCCGCGGGTGGGGCACCACAGCAGTCCCAACAGTCCCAGCAGTCCCAAGAGCCGCAGCAACCGCAGCAACCGCAAACACCCCGAGTACCCCAAGCACCCCAGTCTCCCCCCGCCCCCGCGCCCTCCCCGGCCGCATCGACCCCCCAGTCCCCCGGCGCCTGGCCCACCGCCACCCCCGCAGGAGGCGGCCGACGCCCCGGTGGCTGGCCCACCGCGGCCCCGGCGGGCGGCGGTGCTCAGCCCTCCTCCGGGCCCAGCGGCACCCCCGCTTCCGCACCAGCACCCACATCGCAGCCCGCCGCACCCACCCCCACCCCGGCCCCCAACACCGGCGCCGCCCCCACCTACGCCCCCCCGAGCGGCGGCCTCGACCCCCGCATGCTCTGGCCGAACATCCTGGAGGCGGTCAAGAATCGCCGTCGCTTCACCTGGATCCTGCTCAGCCAGAACGCCCAGGTGGCCGGCTTCGACGGCACCACCCTCCAGCTCGGCTTCGTCAACGCCGGAGCGCGCGACAACTTCGCGAGCAGCGGCAGCGAGGACGTGCTGCGGCAGGCGCTGGCCGAGCAGTTCAACGTCCAGTGGAAGATCGAGGCGATCATCGACCCGTCGGGCGGCGGCTCGGCTCCCCCGCCGAGCGGCGGCTCCTCCGGCTTCGGCGGTGGCGGAGGCGGTGGCGGCAACAGCGGCTACGGCGGCGGTACGACCGCCCAGCGCCCGTCCTCTCCCCAGTCGCCGTCCTCCACGCCCACCCCACCTCCTCCAGCAGCACCGTCGGCCCCGGCAGCGCCCTCCGCCGCCCCCACCCCGGCCTCCCCGCCGTCCACGGCCTCCGCCCCGGAGCCACCCGCCCCGGTCGCCCTCGAGGACGACATCCCCGAGGACGACGACCCGGACCTCAACGAGTCGGCGCTCTCGGGCCACGACCTGATCGTGCGGGAGTTGGGGGCGACTGTGGTGGAGGAGTTCATGAATGAGTGA
- the purD gene encoding phosphoribosylamine--glycine ligase: protein MKVLVIGSGAREHALCHSLSLDPDVTALHCAPGNAGIAEVAELHQVDALDGAAVTALAERLGADLVVVGPEAPLVAGVADAVRDAGIPVFGPSGEAAQIEGSKAFAKDVMAAAGVPTARSYVCTTPEEVDEALDAFGAPYVVKDDGLAAGKGVVVTADIEAARAHANACERVVIEEFLDGPEVSLFAITDGETVLPLQPAQDFKRALDGDEGPNTGGMGAYSPLPWADPKLVGEVLETVLQPTVDEMRRRGTPFSGLLYAGLAITSRGVRVIEFNARFGDPETQVVLARLKTPLAGILLAAAKGDLADLEPLRWSEDAAVTVVVASHNYPGTPRTGDPITGLDEVAAEDAPHAYVLHAGTKRDGDAIVSAGGRVLSVTATGKDLAKARDRAYRAVARIKLDGSQHRTDIAAKAAGA, encoded by the coding sequence GTGAAGGTCCTCGTCATCGGCAGCGGCGCCCGCGAACACGCCCTGTGCCACTCCCTGTCCCTCGACCCCGACGTCACGGCGCTGCACTGCGCCCCCGGCAACGCCGGGATCGCCGAGGTCGCCGAGCTGCACCAGGTCGACGCCCTGGACGGCGCGGCCGTAACCGCGCTCGCCGAACGGCTCGGCGCCGACCTCGTGGTCGTAGGGCCGGAGGCGCCGCTCGTCGCCGGGGTCGCCGACGCCGTGCGCGACGCGGGAATCCCGGTCTTCGGCCCCTCCGGGGAGGCCGCGCAGATCGAGGGCTCCAAGGCGTTCGCGAAGGACGTGATGGCGGCGGCCGGCGTCCCGACGGCCCGCTCCTACGTCTGCACCACGCCCGAGGAGGTCGACGAGGCCCTCGACGCCTTCGGCGCCCCCTACGTAGTCAAGGACGACGGCCTCGCCGCGGGCAAGGGCGTCGTCGTCACCGCCGACATCGAGGCGGCCCGGGCGCACGCCAACGCCTGCGAGCGCGTCGTCATCGAGGAGTTTCTCGACGGCCCCGAGGTCTCCCTCTTCGCCATCACCGACGGCGAGACGGTGCTCCCGCTCCAGCCCGCCCAGGACTTCAAGCGGGCGCTCGACGGCGACGAGGGCCCCAACACCGGCGGCATGGGCGCGTACTCCCCGCTCCCGTGGGCCGACCCGAAGCTGGTCGGGGAGGTCCTGGAGACGGTGCTCCAGCCGACCGTGGACGAGATGCGCCGTCGCGGCACCCCGTTCTCCGGGCTGCTCTACGCCGGTCTCGCGATCACCTCGCGCGGCGTACGGGTCATCGAGTTCAACGCCCGCTTCGGCGACCCCGAGACCCAGGTCGTCCTGGCCCGCCTGAAGACCCCGCTGGCCGGCATCCTGCTGGCCGCAGCGAAGGGCGACCTCGCCGACCTGGAACCGCTGCGCTGGAGCGAGGACGCCGCGGTCACCGTGGTCGTCGCCTCGCACAACTACCCCGGCACCCCGCGCACCGGCGACCCCATCACCGGCCTCGACGAGGTGGCCGCCGAGGACGCCCCGCACGCGTACGTCCTGCACGCCGGCACCAAGCGCGACGGTGACGCCATCGTGAGCGCCGGCGGCCGCGTCCTGTCCGTCACCGCGACCGGCAAGGACCTCGCCAAGGCCCGCGACCGCGCGTACCGGGCGGTGGCCCGCATCAAGCTCGACGGCTCCCAGCACCGTACGGACATCGCGGCGAAGGCGGCGGGCGCGTAG